In Quercus lobata isolate SW786 chromosome 12, ValleyOak3.0 Primary Assembly, whole genome shotgun sequence, a genomic segment contains:
- the LOC115971817 gene encoding uncharacterized protein LOC115971817, giving the protein MKAVLIRTGSVPLLSPGSPRVALYLNDSISGVFTGEKSSVTSPKVSLHLDTNGRRDGGMRRAYSETDMIRSESGISRMSGVGSRSFPSIIPEEEYVSDSELGSRGLKTNGAGVWPEIGIPVEELEFSDGGGFDKGRKSGGGDNGIGNDEEKSKMAAYYLEMVKSNPGDSLLLRNYAKFLHEVVKDTVRAEEYYGRAILASPGDGELLSLYGRLIWETQRDGDRAKSYFDQAVYASPHDCMVLGSYAQFMWEAEEEEEEDENEESKDISGSSQSPAVVAGF; this is encoded by the exons ATGAAAGCTGTTCTGATCAGAACCGGTTCGGTCCCGTTACTATCGCCCGGTTCGCCCCGAGTCGCACTCTACCTGAACGACTCCATTTCCGGCGTATTCACCGGCGAGAAGAGCTCCGTCACTTCCCCGAAGGTTTCTCTCCATTTGGACACCAATGGCCGGAGAGACGGGGGGATGCGGAGGGCGTATTCGGAAACCGACATGATCCGATCCGAATCCGGGATATCCAGAATGAGCGGAGTCGGATCTCGATCATTTCCGTCCATAATACCCGAGGAAGAGTACGTATCGGATAGCGAACTCGGATCGCGGGGTTTGAAGACAAACGGCGCTGGAGTATGGCCGGAAATTGGAATTCCGGTGGAGGAGCTAGAGTTCTCTGACGGAGGAGGATTCGATAAAGGAAGGAAATCCGGTGGCGGAGATAACGGAATCGGAAACGACGAAGAGAAGAGCAAGATGGCAGCATATTATTTAGAAATGGTCAAGTCGAATCCTGGTGATTCACTTTTGCTTCGAAACTACGCTAAATTCCTGCACGAG GTGGTGAAAGATACAGTGAGAGCGGAAGAGTATTATGGAAGAGCTATATTAGCAAGTCCTGGAGATGGAGAATTATTGTCTCTGTACGGAAGGCTTATATGGGAGACACAGAGAGATGGAGATAGAGCCAAATCTTACTTCGATCAAGCCGTTTATGCCTCCCCCCATGACTG CATGGTTTTGGGATCATATGCGCAGTTTATGTGGGAagcggaggaggaggaggaggaggatgaaaatgaagaaagcaAAGATATAAGTGGATCGTCGCAGTCACCGGCTGTGGTTGCTGGTTTTTGA